A section of the Archocentrus centrarchus isolate MPI-CPG fArcCen1 chromosome 20, fArcCen1, whole genome shotgun sequence genome encodes:
- the LOC115799128 gene encoding zinc finger and BTB domain-containing protein 14-like has product MAETVKYVDDEHKSIFLKLLNEQRLEGEHCDIAVVVEDVKFRAHRCVLAACSNYFKKLFKKHEVDNSSVIEIDFIRSDIFEEVLNYMYTAKISVKKKDVNLMMSSGQILGIRFLDKLCSQKRDVSSEDKEKFPYDIVKMALPPEAQLAADSEVLGEHDDTPTADDLVEASSNQELDKSPSAALHVQEAILKELTNEDVHKVTCYDQDVVTEMEAEPKELGAEHHATQTLTFADSMGEVKDEQPPGWSTATTDMKFEYLLYGHREQHACQVCGKTFLDESRLRKHEKLHSAERPFACEICTKAFTTHAHLKEHLKIHTGFKPYRCDVCGKSFIRAPDLKKHERVHSNERPFACQMCEKAFKHKSHLKDHERRHRGEKPFVCPSCTKAFAKASDLKRHENNMHSERKQLNPLQSDTETLQAAAMAAEEQHLDSISCS; this is encoded by the exons ATGGCGGAGACAGTGAAATACGTGGACGATGAACATAAGAGCATCTTCCTGAAGCTGCTGAACGAGCAGCGGCTGGAGGGCGAGCATTGCGACATCGCCGTAGTCGTCGAAGATGTCAAGTTCCGTGCCCACCGCTGCGTCCTCGCCGCCTGCTCTAACTACTTCAAAAAGCTCTTCAAAAAACATGAG GTGGACAACTCATCGGTGATCGAGATCGACTTCATCCGCTCCGACATCTTTGAGGAGGTTCTAAACTACATGTACACAGCGAAGATCTCTGTGAAGAAGAAGGACGTCAacctgatgatgtcatcaggaCAGATCCTCGGCATCCGCTTCCTTGACAAACTCTGCTCTCAG AAACGAGACGTGTCATCGGAGGACAAAGAGAAGTTTCCATATGACATCGTGAAGATGGCGCTACCACCCGAGGCTCAGCTAGCCGCTGACTCTGAG gtgctCGGCGAGCACGATGACACACCCACTGCAGATGACCTTGTGGAAGCGTCGTCCAATCAGGAGCTGGATAAGTCTCCGAGCGCAGCGCTGCATGTGCAGGAGGCGATCCTGAAGGAACTGACCAATGAGGATGTGCACAAG GTAACCTGCTATGATCAGGACGTGGTGACGGAGATGGAGGCGGAGCCTAAAGAGCTCGGAGCAGAGCATCACgccacacagacactcacattTGCAGACAGCATGGGGGAAGTGAAGGACGAGCAGCCGCCCGGATGGTCGACAGCAACCACCGACATGAAGTTTGAATACCTGCTGTACGGACACCGCGAGCAGCACGCCTGCCAGGTGTGTGGGAAGACCTTCCTGGATGAGAGCCGACTCAG GAAGCACGAGAAGCTTCACTCAGCCGAGCGGCCCTTTGCCTGCGAGATCTGCACCAAAGCTTTCACCACCCACGCTCACCTGAAAG AACACCTGAAGATCCACACGGGCTTCAAACCCTACAGGTGTGACGTTTGTGGGAAATCGTTCATTCGAGCTCCAGATCTAAAGAAACATGAACGGGTTCACAGCAACGAGCGGCCCTTTGCCTGCCAGATGTGTGAAAAG GCTTTTAAACATAAGTCTCACCTGAAGGATCATGAGAggagacacagaggagagaaaccatTCGTCTGTCCATCTTGCACCAAGGCCTTTGCCAAG GCGTCTGATCTGAAGCGTCATGAGAACAACATGCACAGtgagaggaagcagctgaatCCTCTGCAGAGCGACACTGAAACTCTGCAGGCCGCAGCCATGGCTGCTGAGGAGCAACATCTGGACTCCATCAGCTGCTCCTAA